The Arthrobacter russicus genome has a segment encoding these proteins:
- a CDS encoding nicotinate phosphoribosyltransferase, which produces MTSLNPSQSASGTPTASTALFTDRYELTMLQAALHSGTAFRSSVFEVFARRLPEGRRYGVVGGTGRLLAGLADFRFGDAELGFLAEQQVVNQQTLDFLADFSFTGNIYGYAEGEAYFPNSPILVVEGSFAEACILETYVLSILNHDSAIASAASRMTSAAGDRPCIEMGSRRTHEESAVSAARAAIIAGFASTSNLEAGRRFGVPTVGTAAHSFTLLHDSERAAFQAQIAAQGPGTTLLVDTYDVPAAVQTAVELAGPELGAVRLDSGDLVVQARQVRAQLDALGNLNTRIVVTSDLDEFAIAALAAAPVDAYGVGTSVATGSGAPTAGMVYKLVSRSGDDGEFVSVAKASKNKASVGGRKYALRRRSAAGVAQAEVIGIGHRPEDDGDDRPLMQDFVVDGLLQPGWTGPEAVLRAARRHQESTAELPASWRQLQRGEPVIPTEYEAPKG; this is translated from the coding sequence GTGACCTCGCTCAACCCGTCCCAGTCCGCATCCGGCACGCCGACTGCCAGCACCGCCCTGTTCACCGACCGATACGAATTGACCATGCTGCAAGCGGCGCTGCATTCCGGCACCGCCTTCCGCTCCAGTGTCTTCGAAGTCTTCGCGCGCCGGCTGCCGGAAGGCCGTCGGTACGGCGTGGTGGGCGGCACCGGACGGCTCTTGGCCGGGCTCGCGGATTTCCGGTTCGGCGATGCGGAGCTCGGGTTCCTCGCCGAACAGCAGGTGGTCAACCAGCAGACCTTGGACTTCCTGGCCGATTTCAGCTTCACCGGCAACATCTACGGTTACGCGGAGGGCGAAGCCTATTTCCCGAATTCGCCGATCCTGGTGGTCGAAGGCAGCTTCGCCGAGGCCTGCATCCTGGAAACCTATGTGCTCTCGATCCTCAACCACGACAGTGCGATCGCCTCGGCGGCATCCCGGATGACCAGTGCTGCGGGCGACCGGCCCTGCATCGAAATGGGCTCCCGGCGCACGCACGAGGAATCCGCCGTGTCCGCAGCCCGGGCAGCAATCATCGCCGGATTCGCGAGCACCTCCAACCTCGAGGCCGGCCGGCGCTTCGGGGTTCCCACCGTGGGCACCGCAGCGCACTCCTTCACGCTGCTGCACGATTCCGAACGCGCGGCATTCCAAGCCCAAATCGCCGCGCAAGGGCCCGGGACCACCCTGCTCGTCGACACCTACGACGTGCCGGCGGCGGTGCAGACCGCAGTCGAGTTGGCCGGTCCTGAGCTCGGCGCCGTGCGGCTGGATTCCGGCGACCTCGTGGTCCAGGCCCGCCAAGTGCGCGCGCAACTCGATGCCCTGGGCAATCTCAACACCAGGATCGTGGTCACCTCCGATCTGGACGAGTTCGCGATCGCCGCGCTGGCCGCCGCTCCGGTGGACGCCTACGGCGTCGGCACCTCAGTGGCCACCGGGTCCGGCGCGCCGACCGCCGGGATGGTCTACAAGCTGGTCAGCCGCAGCGGAGACGACGGAGAGTTCGTCTCGGTCGCCAAAGCTTCGAAGAACAAGGCCAGCGTGGGCGGGCGCAAATACGCCTTGCGCCGGCGCAGCGCGGCCGGTGTGGCACAGGCCGAGGTCATCGGCATCGGGCACCGGCCCGAGGACGACGGCGACGATCGCCCGCTGATGCAGGACTTCGTCGTCGATGGGCTGCTGCAGCCCGGCTGGACCGGGCCGGAAGCGGTGCTGCGGGCCGCCCGGCGGCATCAGGAATCCACCGCGGAACTGCCGGCGTCCTGGCGCCAACTGCAGCGCGGTGAACCCGTGATCCCCACCGAATACGAAGCCCCGAAAGGTTAA
- a CDS encoding isochorismatase family protein, with product MVQALIIVDVQNDFCEGGSLAVDGGAEVAAGISELLDASDEFDVVAATQDWHIDPGAHFSEHPDFRESWPVHCVAGSKGAQLHRNLDTEYLDGYFRKGQFDAAYSGFEGLLAADLEVPLGEEKAAGADAGDSDEPAGLGLDEWLQEHNVDTVAIAGLATDYCVRATALDAVQAGYDVRLLVGLCAGVDAESSRQALAELAAAGVELVVD from the coding sequence ATGGTCCAGGCCTTGATCATCGTCGATGTGCAGAACGACTTCTGCGAAGGCGGCTCGCTCGCAGTCGACGGCGGCGCCGAGGTTGCCGCCGGGATCAGCGAATTGCTGGATGCCAGCGACGAGTTCGACGTCGTCGCGGCCACCCAGGACTGGCATATCGATCCGGGGGCGCATTTTTCCGAGCATCCCGACTTCCGCGAGTCCTGGCCGGTGCACTGCGTCGCCGGCTCCAAAGGCGCACAATTGCACCGCAACCTCGACACCGAATACCTCGACGGATATTTCCGCAAAGGCCAGTTCGACGCCGCCTATTCCGGCTTCGAAGGACTGCTGGCCGCCGATCTCGAAGTCCCGTTGGGCGAAGAAAAAGCCGCCGGAGCAGACGCCGGGGATTCCGACGAACCGGCCGGATTGGGCCTGGACGAGTGGTTGCAGGAGCACAACGTCGATACCGTGGCAATTGCCGGGCTGGCCACCGACTACTGCGTCCGGGCGACCGCACTCGATGCGGTGCAGGCCGGATACGACGTGCGCCTGCTGGTCGGCCTGTGCGCCGGAGTCGATGCCGAGAGTTCGCGCCAGGCGCTGGCCGAGTTGGCGGCGGCCGGCGTCGAACTGGTTGTCGACTGA